From the Halorhodospira halophila genome, one window contains:
- a CDS encoding histidine triad nucleotide-binding protein — protein MTDCIFCKIVAGELPAEIVHSGEHVIAFRDLHPQAPTHILIIPRRHVPTLHDLTADDGELLNEMFTAARTLAEQEGLSERGYRTVFNCKDEGGQEIHHLHLHLLGGRQMTWPPG, from the coding sequence ATGACCGACTGTATCTTCTGCAAGATCGTCGCCGGGGAACTCCCCGCGGAGATCGTCCACAGCGGCGAGCACGTGATCGCCTTTCGGGATCTCCATCCCCAGGCGCCGACCCACATCCTGATCATCCCGCGGCGCCACGTGCCGACGCTGCACGATCTGACCGCCGACGACGGCGAACTGCTCAACGAGATGTTCACCGCCGCCCGCACCCTGGCCGAGCAGGAGGGCCTCAGCGAGCGTGGCTACCGCACCGTCTTCAACTGCAAGGACGAGGGCGGGCAGGAGATCCACCACCTGCACCTGCACCTGCTCGGTGGCCGGCAGATGACCTGGCCGCCGGGCTGA
- the motA gene encoding flagellar motor stator protein MotA translates to MLVIIGAAIAFFSVIVGYTAHGGPLAILWQPYEFLIIFGAAIGGFLIANPLKVIKRVLSTIPKIPGGAPYGREHYMDLLALLYEIFQRAQRDGLLSIEDDVDNPHESELFKSYPRILNDHVALEFLCDYLRLMVGGNMNPFEMENLMDVEIESHHKEASHPAAAVNKVADAMPGFGIIAALLGVVIALGSLDEDVMTIGGLVASALVGTFTGIFAGYAFVGPLGQAMEHRAQEQTKFLETIKLTLLAVLNGYKPVVAVEFGRKAMFEAERPTFFELEEHVKMQAARSQDA, encoded by the coding sequence ATGCTGGTTATCATTGGCGCTGCCATCGCATTCTTCTCGGTGATCGTCGGCTACACCGCCCACGGCGGCCCGCTGGCCATCCTCTGGCAGCCGTACGAGTTCCTGATCATCTTCGGCGCGGCCATCGGCGGCTTCCTGATCGCCAATCCGCTGAAGGTCATCAAGCGGGTGTTGAGCACCATCCCCAAGATCCCCGGCGGAGCGCCCTACGGGCGCGAGCACTACATGGATCTGCTCGCGCTGCTCTACGAGATCTTCCAGCGCGCCCAGCGCGACGGGCTGCTCTCCATCGAGGACGATGTGGACAACCCCCACGAGAGCGAGTTGTTCAAGTCCTACCCGCGCATCCTCAACGACCACGTGGCCCTGGAGTTCCTCTGCGACTACCTCCGTCTCATGGTGGGGGGCAACATGAACCCCTTCGAGATGGAGAACCTCATGGACGTGGAGATCGAGTCCCACCACAAGGAGGCGTCGCACCCGGCGGCCGCGGTGAACAAGGTGGCCGACGCCATGCCCGGGTTCGGCATCATCGCCGCGCTGCTCGGCGTGGTCATCGCCCTCGGTTCTTTGGACGAGGACGTGATGACCATCGGCGGGTTGGTGGCCTCGGCGCTGGTCGGCACCTTCACCGGCATCTTCGCCGGTTACGCCTTCGTCGGCCCGCTGGGCCAGGCCATGGAGCACCGGGCGCAGGAGCAGACCAAGTTCCTGGAGACCATTAAGCTGACCCTTTTGGCCGTGCTCAACGGCTACAAGCCGGTGGTGGCGGTGGAGTTCGGCCGCAAGGCGATGTTCGAGGCGGAGCGACCGACCTTCTTCGAGCTCGAGGAGCACGTGAAGATGCAGGCCGCCCGCAGTCAGGACGCTTAA
- a CDS encoding HDOD domain-containing protein yields the protein MNKDPESPQRRLEDWVAAIGEPRLPRLPRHTLDYELPPRDLAAQIYVDPALVLGLIRDVNTHASRHLDSGVHSMEEAVLLRGVRNVRAVADGLPRAESALTRANYRGYLFTCERAIHAACQARRWAWQLADLLPNEVYTAAMLRHSAELVMWSHDEGRVMRTIHEMAPEPAYASEAEYVALGFSLGELNLALAQQWQLPALVAESSEALAADTRSPRSWAVGLATRLAALARQGWHHPEMPPLLDALAELLELDDEATRAEISAGAAEAAELLPWKPVTFAPLLGETDEDEPEQPARAPISETSDNPYLSDGTAKGGVCLAPRREVFQRVRHELENRDYARSEAQMRRRQGRVSPRDCILNLVLTGLYDGLGLSRVLYAQMLPDGETLAGQYVLGAAGDPNFHRFRVDLARPSLLQELMAKPSAVWLTPQRYERIRHRVPQPLHALADGRSAFLAAVFANGRPQGMVYADRHRIDNALDEPSFQAFRRLCALGGQRLGEL from the coding sequence ATGAACAAGGATCCCGAATCCCCGCAGCGGCGTCTGGAGGACTGGGTTGCGGCCATCGGCGAGCCGCGGCTGCCGCGCCTGCCCCGGCACACGCTGGACTATGAGCTGCCGCCGCGCGATCTGGCCGCGCAGATCTACGTGGACCCGGCCCTGGTCCTCGGGCTGATCCGCGACGTCAATACCCACGCCTCGCGCCACCTGGACTCCGGCGTGCACAGCATGGAAGAGGCCGTGCTCCTGCGCGGGGTGCGCAACGTCCGCGCTGTGGCCGACGGGCTGCCCCGCGCCGAATCGGCCCTGACCCGGGCCAACTACCGCGGTTACCTGTTCACCTGCGAGCGGGCCATCCACGCCGCCTGCCAGGCCCGGCGCTGGGCGTGGCAGCTCGCCGATCTGCTGCCCAACGAGGTCTACACCGCCGCGATGCTGCGCCACAGCGCCGAGCTGGTCATGTGGAGCCACGACGAGGGCCGGGTGATGCGCACCATCCACGAGATGGCGCCGGAGCCCGCCTACGCCTCCGAGGCGGAGTACGTCGCCCTGGGCTTCTCCCTGGGGGAACTCAACCTGGCCCTGGCCCAGCAGTGGCAGCTGCCCGCCCTGGTGGCCGAATCCAGCGAGGCGCTGGCCGCCGACACGCGCTCGCCGCGCAGCTGGGCGGTGGGCCTGGCCACCCGGCTGGCCGCCCTGGCCCGCCAGGGGTGGCACCACCCGGAGATGCCGCCGCTGCTCGACGCCCTCGCCGAGCTACTCGAACTCGACGACGAGGCCACCCGGGCGGAGATCTCCGCCGGCGCCGCCGAGGCCGCCGAGCTGCTGCCCTGGAAACCGGTGACCTTCGCCCCGCTGCTGGGCGAGACGGACGAGGACGAGCCGGAACAACCGGCTCGCGCGCCGATCAGCGAGACCTCCGACAACCCCTACCTCTCCGACGGCACCGCCAAGGGCGGCGTCTGCCTGGCGCCGCGTCGCGAGGTCTTCCAACGGGTGCGCCATGAACTGGAGAACCGCGACTACGCGCGCTCCGAGGCGCAGATGCGCCGCCGCCAGGGCCGCGTCTCGCCCCGCGACTGCATCCTCAACCTGGTCCTCACCGGGCTCTACGACGGCCTGGGGCTGAGCCGCGTGCTCTACGCCCAGATGCTCCCGGACGGCGAGACCCTGGCCGGACAGTACGTCCTCGGCGCCGCCGGCGACCCGAACTTCCACCGCTTTCGGGTGGACCTCGCCCGCCCCTCGCTCCTGCAGGAGCTGATGGCGAAGCCATCGGCGGTGTGGCTGACGCCGCAGCGCTACGAGCGGATCCGGCACCGCGTGCCGCAGCCCCTGCACGCCCTCGCCGACGGCCGTTCGGCCTTCCTCGCCGCGGTGTTCGCCAACGGCCGCCCGCAGGGGATGGTCTACGCCGACCGCCACCGCATCGACAACGCCCTCGACGAGCCGAGCTTCCAGGCGTTCCGGCGGCTCTGCGCCCTCGGCGGCCAGCGCCTCGGCGAGCTGTAG
- the ppsR gene encoding posphoenolpyruvate synthetase regulatory kinase/phosphorylase PpsR: MTDVRRVFFVSDRTGITAEALGHSLMTQFSVTTEQATIPFVETVERARAALRRITAASTEDDHPPIVFSTIIDPEVLAVLRGSEHIVLFDFFDTFIAPLERELEVPSNHVIGRSHGIADDSTYDVRIDAMNFALHHDDGATHQHYGRADVILVGVSRSGKTPASLYLALQFGVYAANYPLTDDDLIATRLPRALVSHREKLFGLTIDPDRLHQIRSERRPNSRYAELRQCEYEVARAEAMFRREGIPYLDITTMSIEEISSTVIHQHALTRRV; this comes from the coding sequence ATGACTGATGTGCGCAGGGTTTTCTTTGTCTCCGATCGTACCGGGATCACGGCCGAGGCCCTCGGCCACTCGCTGATGACCCAGTTCTCGGTCACCACCGAGCAGGCCACGATCCCCTTCGTCGAAACGGTGGAGCGGGCACGGGCGGCGTTACGCCGGATCACGGCGGCATCCACCGAGGATGACCATCCGCCCATTGTCTTCTCCACCATCATCGACCCGGAGGTGCTCGCCGTCCTGCGCGGGAGCGAGCACATTGTCCTCTTCGATTTCTTCGACACCTTCATCGCGCCGCTCGAACGCGAGCTGGAGGTGCCGTCGAACCATGTCATCGGCCGGTCGCACGGAATCGCGGATGATAGCACGTACGATGTGCGGATCGATGCCATGAATTTCGCACTGCACCATGACGACGGCGCCACCCATCAGCACTACGGCCGCGCCGACGTCATCCTGGTGGGGGTCTCGCGCAGCGGGAAGACCCCGGCATCGCTCTATTTGGCGCTGCAGTTCGGCGTCTACGCCGCCAACTACCCGCTCACCGACGACGACCTGATCGCCACTCGGCTGCCCCGGGCGCTGGTCTCGCACCGCGAGAAGCTCTTCGGGCTGACCATCGACCCGGACCGGCTGCACCAGATCCGCAGTGAGCGTCGCCCCAACAGCCGCTACGCCGAGCTGCGCCAGTGCGAGTACGAGGTGGCGCGCGCCGAGGCGATGTTCCGCCGCGAGGGGATCCCCTATCTGGACATCACCACCATGTCCATCGAGGAGATCTCTTCGACGGTGATCCATCAGCACGCGCTGACCCGGCGCGTCTAG
- a CDS encoding flagellar motor protein MotB, with protein sequence MVEENKTRPVVIKKVAKHGEEHHGGSWKIAFADFMTAMFAIFLVLWLLLALDDDQRKGIGQYFRDPQAAHPPAARDVIDFEGERRAPIDLEGMPLGEGGFIRAEEMQDLAERFQDAVMDDPDLAEYADQIMLDITDDGLRIQLVDHDGRPMFELGSADPKDHTEEILRALAGVLEEVPNPVSLSGHTDARPFARDDYDNWSLSTDRAHSARQTLVDGGLPAGRIGQVVGYADTIPADPDDPRADINRRISVVLLSRAAVASIAERERRMDPDEHALDALPRRPRELLTPEERRIEQGLDDVEETVPEVDEDEAAEADGEAEEAPDDDGEEAGPEVEMPDLEPPAEPETW encoded by the coding sequence ATGGTCGAGGAGAACAAGACCCGCCCGGTCGTCATCAAGAAGGTGGCGAAGCACGGCGAGGAGCACCACGGCGGCTCGTGGAAGATCGCCTTCGCCGACTTCATGACGGCGATGTTCGCCATCTTCCTGGTCCTTTGGCTGCTGCTCGCCCTGGACGATGATCAGCGCAAGGGCATCGGCCAGTACTTCCGGGATCCGCAGGCGGCCCATCCGCCGGCGGCCCGCGACGTGATCGACTTTGAGGGCGAGCGCCGCGCGCCCATCGACCTGGAGGGCATGCCCCTGGGCGAGGGCGGGTTCATTCGGGCCGAGGAGATGCAGGATCTGGCCGAGCGCTTCCAGGATGCGGTGATGGACGACCCGGACCTGGCCGAGTACGCCGATCAGATCATGCTCGATATCACCGACGACGGTCTGCGCATCCAGCTGGTCGACCACGACGGTCGGCCGATGTTCGAACTCGGCAGCGCCGACCCCAAGGACCACACCGAGGAGATCCTCCGTGCCCTGGCCGGTGTGCTCGAGGAGGTGCCCAATCCGGTCTCGCTCTCCGGTCACACCGACGCCCGGCCGTTTGCCCGGGACGACTACGACAACTGGTCGCTGTCCACCGACCGGGCCCATTCCGCTCGGCAGACGCTGGTCGACGGGGGGCTGCCCGCGGGGCGCATCGGCCAGGTGGTCGGCTACGCCGATACCATCCCCGCCGACCCGGACGACCCCCGGGCCGACATCAACCGCCGCATCTCCGTCGTCCTGCTCAGCCGCGCGGCGGTGGCGAGCATCGCCGAGCGCGAGCGGCGCATGGACCCCGATGAGCACGCCCTGGATGCCCTGCCGCGCCGGCCGCGGGAGCTGCTGACCCCGGAGGAGCGGCGGATCGAGCAGGGGCTCGACGACGTCGAGGAGACGGTCCCGGAGGTCGATGAGGATGAGGCGGCGGAGGCCGACGGCGAGGCCGAGGAGGCGCCGGACGACGACGGGGAGGAGGCGGGCCCCGAGGTGGAGATGCCCGACCTGGAGCCCCCGGCCGAGCCGGAGACCTGGTGA
- the ppsA gene encoding phosphoenolpyruvate synthase, whose product MQDYVVEFDALGMGDVDQVGGKNASLGEMISNLAKAGVRVPGGFATTAKAYWEFLDANNLRSGIRDALAGLDVDDVEQLAATGAKIRQMILDAPLPESLDAAIRAGYEKLESQHPGEASFAVRSSATAEDLPDASFAGQQETFLNVRGLDGIREAIHHVFASLFTDRAIAYRVHHGFDHEQVALSAGIQRMVRSDIGASGVMFTMDTESGFREAVFVTASWGLGETVVQGAVNPDEFYVYKPNLEQNRPAILRRNLGGKAIKMVYSGSTEHGKTVETVDVPESDRMRFCLNDADIEDLARQAVIIEKHYGRPMDIEWGKDGEDGQLYILQARPETVKSRDGGQVLERYHLKDRGQVLTEGRAIGQRIGAGPTRVVQDVSEINRVQEGDVLVTDMTDPDWEPIMKRAAAIVTNRGGRTCHAAIIARELGIPAIVGCGNATETIPDSIDATVSCAEGDTGYVYEGKQDFEVREVSLSDMPDLPFKIMMNVGNPDRAFDFQFLPNEGVGLARVEFIINRMIGIHPRALLEFDQQEESIKRVIRSQTAGYENPEEFYVDKLAEGVSMLGAAFHPKPVIVRMSDFKSNEYANLIGGEKYEPHEENPMIGFRGASRYISPDFQECFKLECRALRRVRDEMGLDNVWLMVPFVRTTAEAEQVIRLLAENGLERGKDGLKVMMMCELPSNAVLADEFLEHFDGFSIGSNDLTQLTLGLDRDSGVIADQFDERNEAVKRMLSMAIQACRRHGKYVGICGQGPSDYPDLAQWLMDEGIESVSLNPDTVVETWLYLAGKEQ is encoded by the coding sequence TTGCAAGATTACGTAGTGGAGTTCGACGCCCTTGGCATGGGCGATGTTGACCAGGTAGGCGGCAAGAACGCCTCCCTCGGCGAGATGATCAGCAACCTCGCCAAGGCGGGCGTCCGTGTCCCGGGCGGGTTCGCCACCACGGCGAAGGCGTACTGGGAGTTCCTCGACGCCAACAACCTGCGCTCGGGGATCCGTGACGCGCTGGCGGGGCTGGATGTCGACGACGTCGAGCAGCTCGCCGCCACCGGCGCGAAGATCCGCCAGATGATCCTCGACGCGCCCCTGCCCGAGAGCCTCGACGCCGCCATCCGCGCCGGCTACGAGAAGCTCGAGTCGCAGCACCCGGGCGAGGCCTCCTTCGCCGTGCGCTCCTCGGCCACCGCCGAGGACCTGCCGGATGCCTCCTTCGCCGGTCAGCAGGAGACCTTCCTCAACGTCCGCGGCCTGGACGGCATCCGCGAGGCCATCCACCACGTCTTCGCCTCTCTATTCACCGACCGCGCCATCGCCTATCGCGTCCACCACGGCTTCGACCACGAGCAGGTGGCCCTTTCGGCGGGCATCCAGCGCATGGTGCGCTCCGATATCGGCGCCTCCGGCGTGATGTTCACCATGGACACCGAGTCCGGCTTCCGTGAGGCCGTCTTCGTCACCGCCTCCTGGGGCCTGGGCGAGACGGTGGTCCAGGGCGCGGTCAACCCCGACGAGTTCTACGTCTACAAGCCCAACCTCGAGCAGAACCGCCCGGCCATCCTGCGCCGCAACCTCGGCGGCAAGGCGATCAAGATGGTCTACTCGGGCAGCACCGAGCACGGCAAGACCGTCGAGACCGTCGACGTCCCCGAGTCCGACCGCATGCGCTTCTGCCTCAACGACGCCGACATCGAGGATCTCGCCCGCCAGGCGGTGATCATCGAGAAGCACTACGGCCGCCCCATGGACATCGAGTGGGGCAAGGACGGCGAGGACGGGCAGCTCTACATCCTCCAGGCCCGCCCGGAGACGGTGAAAAGCCGGGACGGCGGCCAGGTGCTCGAGCGCTACCACCTCAAGGATCGCGGCCAGGTGCTGACCGAGGGTCGTGCCATCGGCCAGCGCATCGGCGCCGGCCCCACCCGCGTCGTCCAGGATGTCAGTGAGATCAACCGCGTCCAGGAAGGCGACGTGCTGGTCACCGACATGACCGACCCGGACTGGGAGCCGATCATGAAGCGCGCGGCGGCGATCGTCACCAACCGCGGTGGCCGCACCTGCCACGCCGCGATCATCGCCCGCGAGCTCGGCATCCCGGCAATCGTCGGCTGCGGCAATGCCACCGAGACCATCCCGGATAGCATCGACGCCACCGTCTCCTGCGCCGAGGGCGACACCGGCTACGTCTACGAGGGCAAGCAGGACTTCGAGGTCCGCGAGGTCTCCCTGTCCGACATGCCGGATCTGCCGTTCAAGATCATGATGAACGTCGGCAACCCGGACCGCGCCTTCGACTTCCAGTTCCTGCCCAACGAGGGCGTCGGCCTCGCCCGCGTGGAGTTCATCATCAACCGGATGATCGGCATCCACCCCCGGGCGCTGCTCGAGTTCGATCAGCAGGAGGAGTCGATCAAGCGGGTCATCCGCTCGCAGACGGCCGGCTACGAGAACCCCGAGGAGTTTTACGTGGACAAGCTCGCCGAGGGGGTCTCCATGCTCGGCGCCGCCTTCCACCCGAAGCCGGTGATCGTGCGCATGTCGGACTTCAAGTCCAACGAGTACGCCAACCTCATCGGTGGCGAGAAGTACGAGCCGCACGAAGAGAACCCGATGATCGGCTTCCGGGGCGCCTCGCGCTACATCAGCCCCGACTTCCAGGAGTGCTTCAAGCTCGAGTGCCGCGCCCTGCGCCGGGTCCGAGACGAGATGGGCCTGGACAACGTCTGGCTGATGGTGCCCTTCGTGCGCACCACCGCCGAGGCCGAGCAGGTCATCCGCCTGCTTGCCGAGAACGGCCTGGAGCGCGGCAAGGACGGCCTGAAGGTCATGATGATGTGCGAGCTGCCCTCTAACGCCGTGCTCGCCGACGAGTTCCTGGAGCACTTCGACGGCTTCTCGATCGGCTCCAACGACCTGACTCAGTTGACCCTTGGACTGGATCGTGACTCGGGTGTCATCGCCGATCAGTTCGACGAGCGCAACGAGGCGGTCAAGCGCATGCTCTCCATGGCCATCCAGGCCTGCCGCCGCCACGGCAAGTACGTCGGCATTTGCGGCCAGGGCCCGTCGGACTACCCCGACCTGGCCCAGTGGCTGATGGACGAGGGCATCGAGAGCGTCTCCCTGAACCCGGATACGGTCGTCGAGACCTGGCTGTATCTGGCGGGCAAGGAGCAGTAA
- a CDS encoding YbaB/EbfC family nucleoid-associated protein: MKGGLGNIMKQAQQLQEDMQKAQEEIAAMEVSGEAGAGMVKVTMTGRNEVRKVEIDPSLFEDDREMVEDLVAAAVNDAVQKVQRESQERMSGMAEGMGLPPGMKLPF; encoded by the coding sequence ATGAAGGGCGGACTCGGCAATATCATGAAGCAGGCCCAGCAGCTGCAGGAGGACATGCAGAAGGCCCAGGAGGAGATCGCTGCCATGGAGGTCAGCGGCGAGGCTGGGGCCGGTATGGTCAAGGTGACCATGACCGGGCGCAACGAGGTGCGCAAGGTCGAGATCGACCCCTCGCTGTTCGAGGACGACCGCGAGATGGTCGAGGACCTGGTGGCGGCGGCGGTCAACGACGCCGTGCAGAAGGTCCAGCGCGAGAGCCAGGAGCGCATGTCCGGCATGGCCGAGGGCATGGGCCTGCCCCCGGGGATGAAGCTGCCGTTCTGA
- a CDS encoding sulfurtransferase, with protein MLLLDPGDLQTLREREPVLVVDVGDDDGRYRQTHIPGAVHLPYGHLTRAEPPAMGLVPDAAVLGKRLGAVGIDDSVTVIAYDSDGGGRASRLLWTLDLLGHPRHGLLNGGLQGWLAEEGPVEGSAVAPQSCSYSAQIRHPECLVDRDWVLAHLDDPSVTLIDARSRGEYTGTDVRARRGGHIPGAVHLDWQALMDPEDPPLLRPAPQVQQLLHERGIDDPRQELVVHCQTHHRSSLTYVVLRALGYQRVRAYAGSWSEWGNDPELPVREGGP; from the coding sequence ATGCTGCTGCTCGATCCGGGCGATCTGCAGACCCTGCGCGAGCGCGAACCGGTGCTCGTGGTGGATGTCGGGGACGACGACGGCCGCTACCGGCAGACGCACATCCCGGGGGCGGTGCACCTGCCCTACGGCCACCTGACGCGCGCCGAGCCGCCGGCGATGGGGCTGGTCCCCGACGCCGCGGTCCTGGGCAAACGCCTGGGCGCGGTGGGGATCGACGACTCGGTCACGGTCATTGCCTATGACTCCGACGGCGGGGGGCGGGCGAGCCGCCTGCTATGGACGCTGGATCTACTCGGTCATCCCCGCCATGGGTTGCTCAACGGTGGTCTTCAGGGGTGGCTCGCCGAGGAGGGGCCGGTGGAAGGCAGCGCGGTGGCACCGCAGTCGTGCAGCTACTCGGCGCAGATCCGCCATCCCGAGTGCCTGGTCGACCGCGACTGGGTGCTGGCGCACCTGGACGACCCATCGGTGACGCTCATCGACGCCCGGTCCCGGGGGGAATACACCGGTACCGACGTCCGCGCCCGCCGGGGTGGTCACATCCCGGGGGCGGTGCACCTGGACTGGCAGGCGCTGATGGATCCCGAGGATCCGCCGCTACTGCGCCCGGCGCCGCAGGTGCAGCAGCTGCTGCACGAGCGCGGCATCGACGACCCGCGGCAGGAGCTGGTGGTGCACTGCCAGACCCACCACCGCTCATCCCTGACCTACGTGGTGCTGCGCGCGCTGGGCTACCAGCGGGTGCGCGCCTACGCCGGCTCCTGGTCGGAGTGGGGCAACGATCCGGAGCTGCCGGTCCGCGAGGGCGGCCCGTAG
- the recR gene encoding recombination mediator RecR, whose product MSVYSPRLRELVEGLRRLPGVGTKTAQRMALHLLQRDRDGARQLAAALQGAVEGVGHCPDCGLLTEEERCGLCASPQRRRTLLCVVESSADVFALEQATDFQGLYFVLGGALSPLDGIGPEELGLDRLQQRLDAGEVEEIILATNPTIEGEATAHYVQSLAAERGVRTTRIAHGVPMGGALEQVDQGTLSHAFMGRRDYEG is encoded by the coding sequence ATGAGCGTCTACTCGCCGCGGCTGCGCGAGCTGGTCGAGGGGCTGCGCCGTCTGCCCGGAGTGGGCACCAAGACGGCGCAGCGCATGGCGCTGCATCTGCTCCAGCGCGACCGTGACGGCGCCCGGCAGCTTGCCGCTGCGCTGCAGGGGGCGGTGGAGGGCGTTGGCCACTGCCCCGATTGCGGGCTGCTGACCGAGGAAGAGCGCTGCGGGCTCTGTGCCAGCCCGCAGCGCCGTCGTACGCTGCTTTGCGTGGTCGAGAGCAGCGCCGACGTCTTTGCCCTCGAGCAGGCCACGGATTTCCAGGGGCTCTACTTCGTCCTCGGCGGGGCGCTGTCGCCGCTCGACGGCATCGGCCCGGAAGAGCTCGGGCTGGATCGGCTGCAGCAGCGGCTGGATGCCGGCGAGGTCGAAGAGATCATCCTCGCCACCAATCCCACCATCGAGGGCGAGGCCACCGCCCACTACGTCCAGAGCCTGGCCGCCGAGCGCGGGGTGCGCACCACGCGCATCGCCCACGGGGTGCCCATGGGCGGCGCGCTGGAGCAGGTGGACCAGGGGACCCTCTCTCACGCTTTCATGGGGCGGCGGGATTACGAGGGCTGA
- the orn gene encoding oligoribonuclease: protein MGFSEWNLIWIDLEMTGLDPSRDRIIEIAVVVTDSNLDTLAEGPVLAIHQDRSLLDGMDEWNTRQHGRSGLTERVRASTVTEAEAEAQVLAFLRQHVPPRTSPMCGNSICQDRRFLARWMPELEAYFHYRHIDVSTLKELARRWAPEVAEGVRKSGNHLALDDVRDSINELRHYRREFLRMPA from the coding sequence ATGGGTTTCTCTGAATGGAATCTGATCTGGATCGATCTTGAGATGACCGGTCTGGATCCGAGTCGCGACCGGATCATCGAGATCGCGGTGGTGGTCACCGACAGCAACCTCGACACCCTGGCCGAGGGACCGGTGTTGGCCATCCACCAGGATCGATCCTTGCTCGACGGCATGGACGAGTGGAACACCCGCCAGCACGGCCGCTCGGGGCTGACCGAGCGGGTGCGGGCCAGCACCGTGACTGAGGCGGAGGCCGAGGCGCAGGTTCTGGCCTTTCTCCGGCAGCACGTGCCGCCGCGGACCTCGCCGATGTGCGGCAACAGCATCTGCCAGGACCGGCGTTTCCTGGCGCGCTGGATGCCGGAGCTGGAGGCGTACTTTCATTACCGGCACATCGACGTCAGCACGCTCAAGGAGCTGGCCCGGCGTTGGGCGCCGGAGGTGGCCGAAGGGGTGCGCAAGTCCGGCAACCACCTGGCCCTGGACGATGTCCGCGACTCGATCAACGAGCTGCGCCACTACCGGCGCGAGTTCCTGCGCATGCCGGCCTGA